DNA from Deinococcus cellulosilyticus NBRC 106333 = KACC 11606:
AAGACCGCTGTTTGCTGCCCAGGTTTGATGGTCACCTCCTGGCCGTTGAACTTCCACACGTAAACACCCTCAGATACGGTCAAAGAAGACAGCTCACCGAGGGCCTGATGGATGTCCTCCAAGGCAGCATAAGAGTAAATCTTCGGTTGGGGTTGAAAGACTGGAGTGGAAGCAGAAGCGCTGGGTTGATTCGGGCAGTACGTGAAGATCCCCAGGTCACCACACACGTAAGAGCCCGTGTCACTGGGGCAGGAGTGCCACCTGTGACAACCATCCCGGTGCGCAAGTGCGTCGGTACCGAAACCCACCACTCCCACACCGAAGATCAGGGGAAGGAGGACCCTGCGAAAAGAATTCAGGGCTGAGAGATCACCAAATTTCATACGTGACCTCGGCGTTCCCAGCTTTGGAGCACTGGATCAGCATGGTCTTCCCGTAACCATCCATGCTGGCAATTCCACACCCCACACTGGACAGGGACTTCACCGGCACAAACACCCTGTTTTCCTTCAAGTAAGGCGCACCCAAGAGGGCGAACTTGCTGGAACCGAGTTTTGCGGACTTGCTTCCCAGCTGCAAAGTCAGGCGTTTGCTGCCCACTCCCAGCACGTAACTTGAGCCTGATTTGTAGAAAGTGGCTCCAGAGAGTCCCTTCACCAGGTCACCCACAGGCACGTAAGCAATTCCAGCAGTGGCAT
Protein-coding regions in this window:
- a CDS encoding stalk domain-containing protein yields the protein MRTSAPLISAALMTIGLFFISQNAEAHRSGCHRWHSCPSDTGSYVCGDLGYTSGCGGYEEEVEVAPATSQPKVYTPPTPPKPQKPKYATAGIAYVPVGDLVKGLSGATFYKSGSSYVLGVGSKRLTLQLGSKSAKLGSSKFALLGAPYLKENRVFVPVKSLSSVGCGIASMDGYGKTMLIQCSKAGNAEVTYEIW